AATGGAAATTATCAGTAATGTCGGGATACGACTTCAAAAACAGTAAAATAACTTATACTTCGGTAAACATTATCCGCGACCTGCACTGCTGGGAAATGCGCCTGAACTGGATACCTATAGGCGGTATGAAAAGCTGGAACTTCCAGATCAATGTAAAAGCTTCCGTGTTGCAGGATTTGAAACTCACCAAGAAAAAAGACTTCCGCGATAGGTGGGAGTAATTAATGATTTTATATGAATTTTCAGAAAAACTGCGATTATCCCTTCAGAAAATATCTAAGGATTTTGTAATTTTGACAACCGAAATTTATTTACAATAATGCTTATCCCCATGAAAAACACTATCAATACAGATAAAGCACCGAAAGCTATCGGTCCTTACAGCCAGGCAGTGGAAGCCAACGGAACCCTTTACATCAGCGGACAAATTCCCATCAATCCCGAAACCGGAAAGATTGCAGAAGGTGGTATTAAGGAACAAACCGAACAAGTAATGAAAAACATAGGTGCTATACTCGAAGCTGCCGGTTACACTTATGCCAACGTGGTAAAAAGCACCTGCCTGCTCAGTGATATGGATAACTTTGCCGCCATGAATGAGATTTATGGCAAATATTATCAGTTAAACCCACCTGCACGTGCTGCTTATGGTGTAGTTCGCCTGCCAATGGGCGTGATGGTGGAAATTGAAACTATTGCTGTTAAATAAAAATTTTAATGCTCAGGTAAGCCTATTTCTACCCTTAAAAAAATATTTTAAAACCTAATTCTTCACCACCATCTGTGCCGTAAGTCGGCTGCGCTGTTCCAGCAACACCTTTCGCCCGGCTACCACCCTGTCAATCACTTCCTGGGTATAGTACCGTATGGTAATCAGTTCCAGGTTTTCGTTGAACTTAACGGCAAAGTCTTTTTGCAACTGTTCAATACAAGGATTTATCCTGCGGGCATCATTGTCGGTACATATCGAAAAACTGATGGCTGAATTCTGCATCATGTTAATTCTTATTCCCTGCATAGCAAATAGCCCGAAAATGGTTTTCAGGTTTTGCTCGGCAATAAACGAAAAATCCCTTGCCGAAATGGAGATGAGCACCTGGTTGGGTTTAAAAATGTAAGAAGGTATGCTACGGGAGGCAGCATCCGTTTCGCTGCCGATGGCAGAGCCTTCCTCATCAGGGTGAATAAATGATTTTATCTTTAGTGGGATATTTTTGTTTTGAAGAGGTTGAATGGTTTTGGGATGAATTACACTTGCACCGAAATAAGCCAGTTCGATGGCATCGCGGTACGAAATATGGTCGAGTTTGCGGGTTTTGCTGAAATATTTTGGGTCGGCATTCAGTAGCCCCGGTACATCTTTCCAGATGATCACCTCTTCGGCATCGAGGCACCAGGCAAGAATGGCAGCAGTGTAGTCGGAACCTTCGCGCCCCAGCGTAACATTTTGATTGCGCGGTGAACTTGCAATAAATCCCTGGGTAAGTCCTGTTTTTTTACCCTGATCAAAATAAGGCAATAAAATGTCGGCGGTTGCCTGTTTTGTTTTTATCCAATCAATTTTTCCTTCACGGAAAGTGGAATCCGTTTTGATGAAAGTACGGGCATCGAACAAAGAGGTACTTACGCCGGCTTCGTTCAGATAATGGTAAACGATGCAGGAAGAAATCAGTTCGCCAAAAGGAATGATACGATCGTATTCTGCATCAAAATTGGAAGAAGGTTTGGTAAGTAACAGTTTGTGCAACATTCCAAACAAGTGCAATGCGTCGTCGTAAACCGCATGTTCCTGATATGGAAAAAGCTCATGGATGATCCCAAAATGGTAGTTTTTTAACTCTTCAAAATCAGATTGCCCGGTTACTGCTTTTGAATAATAAGTATTTGCAATCTTTTCCAGGGCATTGGTAGTTTTTCCCATGGCTGAAACCACTATCATCAACGAATCGGAAGGAAACATCTTAATGATATCCGCAACATTCTTAACGGCTTCCGCATTCTTTACCGAGGCACCCCCAAACTTAAATATCTTCATTTGAATGAACCGTTACTACAAACTAAGTTGAATTAATATATTCCTGCAAAAGTAAAAAAAAACGGGCAACCCTTCCGGGAAGCCCACTTCGGCTAAAAAAGACCCTATAATTATTTAAGAATTATTGTAAACGTTTTCCCGTTAATGGTAATTGTAGCCAGGTTATCGCAATCGCCGTTTCCATAGTCCAATGTACGGGTAGGCTTACCTGTAATATCAATTTCAACGACACCGCTTACAAAGTTATGGCAGCCCATTTCTTTACGTAAGCCTGTAACGATGTTGGAATTTGCAATATTTCCATTTGGGCGGGTAACGGTAGCAACCCCAGTGATGGAATATACATCATCGAGGCGATAGTGTAAGGTGCCTTCTCCTTCTACCCACGCACGGTTACGGTTGGAAGTCCACAGGATAGAATCGCCGGTGGCATAAATAATTTTGCCATCCACCTGAATGCTCCACCAAAGGTCTTCATTTGAATTTCTTCCCATGTTGGTAATGGTTTTTGTTCCTAAAACCTGATTATTGTTTACATAATAACCATTAAAAGTGATGTTTTTGTACGAACCCGGTACAAGATGACGTCCCATGTAGGAGATTAAAATTTGTCCTCGGCGATATTTGCCATCGTTACAGAGACAGTTTTTGGTGCCAAAATCAACAGTAATAAGATGGGGAACAGAAACTGTGTCGCGCGTAATGGTAACACAATTGCTCAAAAGGCTGTATTCGGCATCAGCATCTTTAAACAGATTAACTGAGCCATCTTCGGCTTCCTGGGCTATCTGATCCACGTCATCATAAATACTTTCTGCAGTGGCAAAATCTTTTACTGATTGTGCTTCGCTACTGGTGTTATTATCGTCCTTTGAACAGGCAGTGTAAATCAGTCCAGACACAACCATTGTCAGCATTATTAAAATAAATCTTCTTCCTCTCATTTTCTTTATTTTTAAAAGTTAACATGCTTATGACAGCCATAAAGATAAAAAGTTTAACAAGAATGATTACAAAATTAAAAAAGCTTATGGCTGTTGAAATATTTTGTAGATTTGGTTTGAAATTTAAACCCTTGATGTTATGAAAATTTTAAGACGTATTTTATTAGCATTACTTGCAGTAATAGTAATACTTATTGCAGTAGCTTATCTGCTGCCATCCAAAGTTTGCATCGAACGGAAAGCAACGATCAAAGCTCCGCGCGAACTGGTTTATTTCCATGTTAACTATCTTAAAAGCTGGGAAAAATGGTCGCACTGGCATAAGATGGACACTACCATGAAGATCACTTATAGCCCATTGACCTTAGGAAAAGGTGCTTTTTACGCATGGGAAAGCAAAAACGAACAGTTAGGAACCGGCAAATATATAATTACCGAAGCTGCTATGTATGATTCTATTTGCAACGACATGTATTTTATGAATTCGCCAAAACCAACCAAAGGAGGTTTCCGTTTTAAAGAAATTCCCGAAGGCACAGAAATCGTCTGGTGGATGCAAAGCGACCTGGGATATAACCCTTTCATGCGCTGGATGGGTCTTTTCTTTGATAAGATGGTTGGCAAAGATTTTGAAAAAGGATTAAGCAACCTGAAAACGCTTTGCGAAGGCATTCCTCCTGTTAAAGTTGAAGCAGTTAGTATTCCAAAAACTATTTTTATAAGCATACGCGATACCAGCAGCATGGCTACCATCGGATCAAAGATGGGACAAATTTACGGGGAGTTGATGGTTTTCCTGACCAAAAGCGGAGCCAAAGAAATCGCTCCTCCTTTCACCATCTATCACAGTTGTACTGCAACAAGTTTCGACATGGAATGCGGTATTCCTGTGGATAAAGTGGTAAAACCGGAAGGCAGAATCCAAAACGGAGAAATGAAAGCTACCAATGCAGTAGTTGCCGATTATTATGGACCCTATGATGGAACTGACATCGGACAAATGGCAGTGATGCGCTGGATAAAAGCCAATAACAAAAAAAATACCGGCATTTGCTGGGAATCTTACATTACCGATCCTATGGCTGAAAAAAATCCGGATAAAATTCTCACTAAAGTTTATATGCCAATTGAATAAACTTAAAGTATTTAATATTTAATTGATAAAACGTATGTCGAAACTCGAATCGAAGGTACCCAAAGGGAAACTGGAAGAAAAATGGTCGAACTACAAAGCCCAAATCAACCTGGTAAACCCTGCCAACAAGCGAAAGCTGGATGTGATAGTGGTAGGTACCGGTCTTGCCGGTGCATCGGCAGCAGCATCGCTGGGAGAGTTGGGATTTAAAGTCAAGGTGTTTTGTTACCAGGATAGCCCTCGCCGCGCCCACAGCATAGCCGCCCAGGGAGGTATCAATGCAGCCAAAAACTACCAGAATGATGGCGATAGTATTTATCGTCTTTTCTACGATACCATCAAAGGTGGCGACTATCGCGCACGGGAAGCCAACGTGTATCGTCTGGCAGAAGTCAGCAACAACATCATCGACCAGTGCGTGGCACAGGGTGTTCCCTTTGCCCGTGAGTACAGCGGGCTGCTCGACAATCGTTCCTTTGGTGGAGCACAGGTTTCGCGCACGTTTTATGCCCGTGGACAAACCGGGCAACAACTTCTGCTTGGCGCTTATGGTGCATTAAGCCGTCAGATTCACAAAGGCAATGTGGAATTGTACAATCGTCACGAGATGATGGAACTGGTAACCGTGGACGGACGTGCCCGCGGCATCATTGCCCGTAACCTCATCACCGGCAAGTTGGAACGTTATTTCGGACATGCCGTGGTGCTTGCCACCGGTGGCTATGGCAATGTGTTTTTTCTTTCTACCAATGCCATGGGTTCCAACTGCAGTGCCATCTGGAAAGCTTATAAAAAAGGTGCTTTCTTTGCAAATCCCTGTTACACACAAATACATCCAACCTGCATTCCTGTACACGGCGAACAGCAATCCAAGCTTACGCTGATGAGCGAAAGCCTTCGTAACGACGGCAGGATTTGGGTTCCGAAAAATCAGGAGGATGCTGCAAAAGTCAGGGAAGGAAAGCTTAAGGCAAACAACATACCGGAAGATGCACGGGATTATTATCTTGAGAGACGTTATCCTGCCTTTGGAAACTTAGTACCTCGCGATGTTGCTTCCCGCGCTGCCAAAGAACGTTGCGATGCCGGTTATGGTGTTGGAGAAACCGGTCTTGCCGTCTATCTCGACTTTGCCGAAGCCCTTCAGCGACTGGGGAAGAGTGTGATAGAGGAACGCTATGGCAACCTCTTCCAGATGTATGAAAAGATAGTGGATGAAAATCCTTACGAGAATCCCATGATGATCTACCCAGCGGTACATTACACCATGGGCGGAACCTGGGTGGACTATGAGCTGATGACCACCATCCCAGGATTGTATGCCATCGGCGAAGCCAATTTTTCCGACCACGGAGCCAACCGTCTTGGCGCTTCTGCACTCATGCAGGGACTTGCCGATGGATACTTTGTTTTGCCTTACACCATTCAAAATTACCTTTCCCCGGAAATCCATGTGCCGAGAATGAGTACCGACCTGCCTGAGTTTGCGGAAGCAGAAAACAAAGTAAAAGAGCATTTTGAAAAGCTTTTAAACATCAAAGGCAGCAAAACGGTGGACCATTTCCACAAGGAATTGGGTAAGATAATGTGGGAAAACGTGGGCATGGGACGTAATGAAACTGGTATGAAACAAGCGATTGAAAAAATCCGGGAGGTAAGAGAAGCTTTCTGGAACGACGTAAAGATTCCCGGAACTGCCAACGAACTGAACCCGGAACTGGAGAAAGCCGGTCGTGTTGCCGACTTTCTTGAACTTGGTGAACTGCTGGCAAAAGATGCCATGCACCGCCAGGAAAGTTGCGGTGGACATTTCCGCGAAGAATATCAAACCCCGGAAGGAGAAGCCATGCGCGACGACAAAGATTTTATGTATGTAGCTGCCTGGGAATATACTGGCGACAACAACGAACCCGTGCTGAACAAGGAACCTCTGAATTACGAATCCATTGAAGTGAAACAGAGAAATTATAAGTAGGAGTTAGGTGCTATGAGCTATGAGTTAGGGATGAATAAGATTGTTTCATATAAGGATTTAGAGGTTTGGAAGAAGGGAATGCTTTTGGTAACAGAAGTTTATTCCCTTACCAACTCATTTCCAAAAGACGAAATCTTTGGTTTATCCAGTCAGATTCGCAGAGCTGCCGTTTCTATTCCTGCAAATATTGCAGAAGACTGGGGATGCGAAAATATCAAATCCTATGTCCAATTTCTAAGAGTTGCTAAAGGTTCCTTATTTGAGCTGGAAACAGAACTCGAAATAGCTGCTAATTTAAAATATATCTCAAAATGAATTGTATTCTTTATTGAATAAAATAACAGAGGTTGGAAAAATGCCATCCAGCCTGATCAAAAAACTTGAACTGAAACTCCCCTAATTCCCAATTCTAACCCCTAAACAAATGGACTTTACACTAAAGATATGGAGGCAGAAGGATGCCAAAGCAAAAGGAAAGTTTGCTACCTATTTCATAAACAATATTCCTTCGAGTACTTCCTTTTTGGAGATGCTCGACATTTTAAACGAGCAATTGGTACTAAAAGGTGAAGAGCCGGTAGCTTTCGACCACGACTGCCGCGAAGGTATCTGCGGGATGTGTAGCCTGTACATCAACGGGCGCCCGCACGGGCCTGACGATGCCATCACTACCTGCCAGCTCCACATGCGTAAGTTCAAAGATGGCGACACCATTGTGATAGAACCCTGGCGTGCCAGAGGTTTCCCGGTGATTAAAGACCTGATGGTGGACCGTTATGCTTTCGACAAGATAATACAGGCGGGTGGGTTTGTGTCGGTGAATACCGGTGGTATGCCCGATGCCAATGCCATACTCATAGCCAAGGAAAAAGCGGATATGGCAATGGATGCCGCTGCCTGCATAGGTTGCGGTGCCTGTGTTGCTGCCTGCAAAAATGCTTCGGCTATGTTGTTTGTGTCGGCAAAGGTGGCACACTTAGCTCTTTTGCCGCAAGGCAAAGTAGAAACCATGCAACGGGTACAAAACATGGTGGCCGAGATGGACCGCTTAGGTTTTGGCAACTGTACCAATACCTATGCCTGCGAAGCCGAATGTCCCAAAAACATCAAGGTAATCAATATTGCCAGGATGAACCGTGAGTTTATCAAAGCAAAAGTGTGTGCACATAAAAAAGTGGGTTAGGGAGAAATCTATAAATAAATATTGATAGTGATATCCCCGCCGTTAGTGGCGGGGTGCTTTATTTTTACTAATTTTGACAAATGAATTACTGGACAGACTTAAGCATAGAATATGCCAATCAAAGATCGTATCTTGATGATCTTTTTCAGGTATATCCCACTATCCCGGAAGGCATAAGGAATATAGATACGAATGCCTGGAACAACATAGAAAAGGCATTCGAAAAGAAAAATAATAAAACGCTGATAACCGAACTACTCAATCTTGACCTTTTTCCCATTAAAGACAGCTATATCGCTTATTTGAAAAGAGACCGAACTTCTATTGATCGTAATCCGAAAACTATTAACAGAATATGCGGACGGCTTTATGAGATGGGACTTAACAAGATTTACGAACGTTGTAGCGAGCCAAAGGAAACCAACCGGCAAATCGGACCTTTTTTCAAGCGTTGGGTAAACAGTAAAGCGTTAGGAATTCAACCGGTAAATTTTGATGAATTTATCAACGATAATGAAGATGCAATTTTAAATGGTAGTGATAAACAGTTAATGGATTTTGCATCGGAAGTATTAAACTACAAGCACAACAAAGGGCTTGATTTTATTGCCCGTTTCAATGGGAAATACGTTATAGGAGAAGCCAAATTTCTTACAGATTATGGCGGGCATCAAAACGCCCAGTTCAACGATGCCATCAGCACCGTTACAAGTGAAAATGTAAACGCAATAAAAATAGCCATACTGGATGGTGTACTTTACATCAGAAATAATAGTAAAATGTATAAAGACATCGCTACCATCCATGCCGATCTTCACATCATGAGTAGTTTGGTTTTACGTGAATTTCTTTATCAAATTTGATTGTCGTGAAGCTACATTATATTCATAAAAAAACAGAACAGGTAATATTCAACGATATTCCTGATATTGAATTGGAACAGGTAAATAACAGTTCTGAAAAAAATCTGCTCATCCGTGCAAATAATTTAAACACATTAAAGCAACTCATCACAAGATACAATCTGGCAGGAAAAATTGATTTGGTGTATATTGATCCCCCATTTGCAACCAATAATACTTTCACCATTTCGGAAGGAAGGGCTAATACTATTAGCAACAGCGCAAATGATACAATTGCATACAAAGATACCCTGAAAGGGGCTGATTTTATCGAATTTTTGCGCGAACGTCTTATTTTGCTTAAAATGCTTTTATCCGACCGTGGCTCTATTTATTTGCATATTGATTATAAAATCGGACATTATGTAAAAGTGATGATGGATGAGATTTTCGGAATAGAAAATTTTAGAAACGATATCACAAGAATAAAATGTAATCCGAAAAATTTTAGCCGGAAAGGCTACGGCAATATAAAAGACCTTATTCTTTTTTATTCAAAAACGGATAACCTGATCTGGAACGAACCTAAAAGCAATTATACAGAAGAAGACAAGATTCGTCTTTTCCCCAAAAAAGATAAAGAAGGAAGGCGCTATACTACTATACCGTTGCATGCTCCCGGCGAAACACAAAAAGGAAATTCTTCCAAGCCTTTCAAAGACATACTTCCACCCAAAGGCAGGCACTGGAGAAGTGATGTGAAAATATTAGAACAATGGGATGAGGAGGGACTCATTGAGTGGAGTGATAATGGGAACCCCCGGAAAAAAATTTATTTCGACGAACAGGAAGGAAAGCGGATACAGGACATCTGGGAGTTTAAAGACCCTCAATACCCAGTGTATCCTACCGAAAAAAATGCTGATTTATTGGATTTGATAATAAAAACATCTTCCGATGAAAACAGCATTGTGCTCGATTGTTTTTGTGGCTCAGGTACTACCCTAAAAGCAGCACAACTTAATGGCAGGCATTGGATAGGCATTGATCAGTCGGAAGAAGCCCTTAAAGTAACTATGAGCAAACTAAACGATATTTCGGGAGACCTTTTTACTCCTCAAACAAATTATCAACTGCTCATAGAAAAAACAGAAATCGCTTGCCATAACGTACAAGCAGTTTAAATGAAGCTAACTATTCTCTCTTTCTTCCTGCTTTTCCTTCTTTCGCTCCGGTTAACTTAATGTCCAAACGTACTTTCCCTTAGTCCAAACCTACAATATCACGGTTCTGATATGCTGTTGACCCATCGGGATAGGTAATCTTAGGATTCGAACACGCTCCATCAAGGTCGGGATACACCAGAGAGCCTATCCTGACACGTCCTTTTAAGATTGCGATACGTCGGATGGCCTGTCCCGATAGGCTCTTGCAAGGTCGCAATAGGTGGTGCCACCTGTCCGGACAGGTATTTTCAATATCAGAATGTACAAACAGCCTGTCGGGATATATTTTTTCCGGGTCGGCATATGTATTGCGTCTATCTGTACCCATCTTTTCAAGGTTCAGACATAAAAATAACCTGTCCCCCTACTCCTTAGGGCGCTTCGCAGGCAGATTTTTATACTAAAGAAATGTCTGCTTCATCCCAAAAACTCAGGATTTAATACAGATGTACAATCGGTATTATGTGGTAGTTTTGCGGGGAGCTTTCTTGAAAAATTCTTTTAGTTCGTTATAAATTTCGGCAGCACCCGGATTGTTGGTGCGCATCTTGTAATAGGTGTAATTATAATATGCAAGAGCATCCTGATAATTATCGTAATCGTGGAGTATTTTACTACTTCCCATGCGATACATCAGAGAGTTAATACGGTCAATAGCATTTTCTAGAAAATGCCGCGAAGCATAGTCTTTGGCAAACTCTTCCCAGTCCACATCATCCGGTTTCAGGTCGGGAGCGGTTTGCAGGCGTTCGTTTACCTTGTTAATGACTAATTTGTTTTGTTCGTTTACCGAACCATACTTGTGACGTTCTTCGGGTGTGAGGACTGCCAGTTTTCCTTCAAAGAATTTTTCCAATGCCTTGATTAAACCTTCTGCTGTTTGCTTTTCTTCTTCTGTGAAATGCACAACAGCAATGCCTTTTTTTGCTTCCATAAAAGTAATTTTTAGTTGAACATTTAGTTTATAAAAATAAGGCTATAAATTTACGTAAAATGTTACTATAAAAATCATCAAAACAATTTTTTTATAGGTAGAACCTACTTATTCTGAGAAATTTTCTGCCTGGCTTGCAATGTTGTCAGTATCGTAAATCCGCGCATAAGTGTTGCCCAATAAAAAACCCTTCTTAACCATAAGAAGGGTAAAAACTGTAGCTTTTCGGTACTTTGTTTTACAGAATGTTTACCAAAAATAAAGCAGTGGAAAAACACAGATAAAAGCCCTGCCAGGACAAACAAAGAAAATAAAGGGAAGTTCTGTTTTTTACGACGTTTAAGGAACGCCTAATTTACTTTGTAGCGTACCAGTTTCCATACCATTTGGGTGCGCGAATTAGCAAACGTGCTGCTATATTGTATCAAACCAATCTTTTTAGCATAATAGTTATGGCTATATATCGTTTTTAAAGCATTGGCATAAGAGCCATATGGTATAAATGTTCCCTTAAAGTCCATGGTAATAAATGTTCCTGCCGGAACCGTAAGAGACATGCCTTTATCCGACATTTTATAGAAATAAAAGAAGAGAGTATCGTCATCCAATGTTGTAGTATCAGTGTAAGAAATAACATTATAACTCTTTATCAATGTATCACTGAAATTTACAGGCGAAAACATTTTTCTTCCGTTAGGGCTAACCAGATAATTAGACGAATCACGCAAACAATCCGGGGTATTAGAATAAAACAACCACGTATGGTACTTTTTGGTAAACACATTCCCGTTAATGGTAGTGTCTCCGGAAACATAAACACTGTCGTAAGAATCTGTAATGGTTTCAACACCTAAGGTATCAACATTCGACAGACGATAAACCCAGTAATTACCGGTTTTTAGTTGTACATAATCTT
This portion of the Lentimicrobiaceae bacterium genome encodes:
- a CDS encoding RidA family protein; this translates as MKNTINTDKAPKAIGPYSQAVEANGTLYISGQIPINPETGKIAEGGIKEQTEQVMKNIGAILEAAGYTYANVVKSTCLLSDMDNFAAMNEIYGKYYQLNPPARAAYGVVRLPMGVMVEIETIAVK
- a CDS encoding aspartate kinase, whose amino-acid sequence is MKIFKFGGASVKNAEAVKNVADIIKMFPSDSLMIVVSAMGKTTNALEKIANTYYSKAVTGQSDFEELKNYHFGIIHELFPYQEHAVYDDALHLFGMLHKLLLTKPSSNFDAEYDRIIPFGELISSCIVYHYLNEAGVSTSLFDARTFIKTDSTFREGKIDWIKTKQATADILLPYFDQGKKTGLTQGFIASSPRNQNVTLGREGSDYTAAILAWCLDAEEVIIWKDVPGLLNADPKYFSKTRKLDHISYRDAIELAYFGASVIHPKTIQPLQNKNIPLKIKSFIHPDEEGSAIGSETDAASRSIPSYIFKPNQVLISISARDFSFIAEQNLKTIFGLFAMQGIRINMMQNSAISFSICTDNDARRINPCIEQLQKDFAVKFNENLELITIRYYTQEVIDRVVAGRKVLLEQRSRLTAQMVVKN
- a CDS encoding GyrI-like domain-containing protein, with translation MKILRRILLALLAVIVILIAVAYLLPSKVCIERKATIKAPRELVYFHVNYLKSWEKWSHWHKMDTTMKITYSPLTLGKGAFYAWESKNEQLGTGKYIITEAAMYDSICNDMYFMNSPKPTKGGFRFKEIPEGTEIVWWMQSDLGYNPFMRWMGLFFDKMVGKDFEKGLSNLKTLCEGIPPVKVEAVSIPKTIFISIRDTSSMATIGSKMGQIYGELMVFLTKSGAKEIAPPFTIYHSCTATSFDMECGIPVDKVVKPEGRIQNGEMKATNAVVADYYGPYDGTDIGQMAVMRWIKANNKKNTGICWESYITDPMAEKNPDKILTKVYMPIE
- a CDS encoding fumarate reductase/succinate dehydrogenase flavoprotein subunit; protein product: MSKLESKVPKGKLEEKWSNYKAQINLVNPANKRKLDVIVVGTGLAGASAAASLGELGFKVKVFCYQDSPRRAHSIAAQGGINAAKNYQNDGDSIYRLFYDTIKGGDYRAREANVYRLAEVSNNIIDQCVAQGVPFAREYSGLLDNRSFGGAQVSRTFYARGQTGQQLLLGAYGALSRQIHKGNVELYNRHEMMELVTVDGRARGIIARNLITGKLERYFGHAVVLATGGYGNVFFLSTNAMGSNCSAIWKAYKKGAFFANPCYTQIHPTCIPVHGEQQSKLTLMSESLRNDGRIWVPKNQEDAAKVREGKLKANNIPEDARDYYLERRYPAFGNLVPRDVASRAAKERCDAGYGVGETGLAVYLDFAEALQRLGKSVIEERYGNLFQMYEKIVDENPYENPMMIYPAVHYTMGGTWVDYELMTTIPGLYAIGEANFSDHGANRLGASALMQGLADGYFVLPYTIQNYLSPEIHVPRMSTDLPEFAEAENKVKEHFEKLLNIKGSKTVDHFHKELGKIMWENVGMGRNETGMKQAIEKIREVREAFWNDVKIPGTANELNPELEKAGRVADFLELGELLAKDAMHRQESCGGHFREEYQTPEGEAMRDDKDFMYVAAWEYTGDNNEPVLNKEPLNYESIEVKQRNYK
- a CDS encoding four helix bundle protein gives rise to the protein MSYELGMNKIVSYKDLEVWKKGMLLVTEVYSLTNSFPKDEIFGLSSQIRRAAVSIPANIAEDWGCENIKSYVQFLRVAKGSLFELETELEIAANLKYISK
- a CDS encoding succinate dehydrogenase/fumarate reductase iron-sulfur subunit, which gives rise to MDFTLKIWRQKDAKAKGKFATYFINNIPSSTSFLEMLDILNEQLVLKGEEPVAFDHDCREGICGMCSLYINGRPHGPDDAITTCQLHMRKFKDGDTIVIEPWRARGFPVIKDLMVDRYAFDKIIQAGGFVSVNTGGMPDANAILIAKEKADMAMDAAACIGCGACVAACKNASAMLFVSAKVAHLALLPQGKVETMQRVQNMVAEMDRLGFGNCTNTYACEAECPKNIKVINIARMNREFIKAKVCAHKKVG
- a CDS encoding restriction endonuclease — encoded protein: MNYWTDLSIEYANQRSYLDDLFQVYPTIPEGIRNIDTNAWNNIEKAFEKKNNKTLITELLNLDLFPIKDSYIAYLKRDRTSIDRNPKTINRICGRLYEMGLNKIYERCSEPKETNRQIGPFFKRWVNSKALGIQPVNFDEFINDNEDAILNGSDKQLMDFASEVLNYKHNKGLDFIARFNGKYVIGEAKFLTDYGGHQNAQFNDAISTVTSENVNAIKIAILDGVLYIRNNSKMYKDIATIHADLHIMSSLVLREFLYQI
- a CDS encoding site-specific DNA-methyltransferase, with protein sequence MKLHYIHKKTEQVIFNDIPDIELEQVNNSSEKNLLIRANNLNTLKQLITRYNLAGKIDLVYIDPPFATNNTFTISEGRANTISNSANDTIAYKDTLKGADFIEFLRERLILLKMLLSDRGSIYLHIDYKIGHYVKVMMDEIFGIENFRNDITRIKCNPKNFSRKGYGNIKDLILFYSKTDNLIWNEPKSNYTEEDKIRLFPKKDKEGRRYTTIPLHAPGETQKGNSSKPFKDILPPKGRHWRSDVKILEQWDEEGLIEWSDNGNPRKKIYFDEQEGKRIQDIWEFKDPQYPVYPTEKNADLLDLIIKTSSDENSIVLDCFCGSGTTLKAAQLNGRHWIGIDQSEEALKVTMSKLNDISGDLFTPQTNYQLLIEKTEIACHNVQAV